In Camelus bactrianus isolate YW-2024 breed Bactrian camel chromosome 10, ASM4877302v1, whole genome shotgun sequence, a genomic segment contains:
- the TNNT3 gene encoding troponin T, fast skeletal muscle isoform X41 gives MSDEEVEHVEEEAQEEEEVQEEEKPRPRLTAPKIPEGEKVDFDDIQKKRQNKDLMELQALIDSHFEARKKEEEELVALKERIEKRRAERAEQQRIRAEKERERQNRLAEEKARREEEEAKRRAEDDLKKKKALSSMGANYSSYLAKADQKRGKKQTAREMKKKVLAERRKPLNIDHLGDDKLRDKARELWESLHKLETEKFELGEKLKRQKYDIINLRSRIDQAQKHSKKAGTTPKGKVGGRWK, from the exons AGGAGAAGCCGAGACCCAG ACTCACTGCTCCTAAGATcccagaaggggagaaagtagaCTTTGAT GACATCCAGAAGAAGCGTCAGAACAAAGACCTCATGGAGCTGCAGGCGCTTATCGACAGCCACTTCGAGGCtcggaagaaggaggaggaggagctggtcGCACTCAAGGAGAGAATC GAGAAGCGCCGTGCGGAGAGAGCAGAGCAGCAGAGGATCCGGGCTGAGAAGGAGCGGGAGCGCCAGAACCGGCTGGCG GAGGAGAAGGCCCgtcgggaggaggaggaggccaagaGGAGGGCGGAGGACGACCTGAAGAAGAAGAAGGCTCTGTCCTCCATGGGCGCCAACTACAGCAGCTACCTGGCCAAG GCCGACCAGAAGAGAGGCAAGAAGCAGACGGCCCGGGAGATGAAGAAGAAGGTCCTGGCGGAGCGGCGGAAGCCCCTCAACATCGATCACCTGGGCGACGACAAGCTGAG GGACAAggccagggagctctgggaatcCCTGCACAAGCTGGAGACTGAGAAGTTCGAGTTGGGGGAGAAGCTGAAACGCCAGAAATACGAC ATCATCAACCTCAGGAGCCGCATCGACCAGGCCCAGAAGCA CAGCAAGAAGGCCGGGACCACGCCCAAGGGCAAAGTCGGTGGGCGCTGGAAGTAA
- the TNNT3 gene encoding troponin T, fast skeletal muscle isoform X42 — translation MSDEEVEHVEEEAQEEEEVQEEEKPRPRLTAPKIPEGEKVDFDDIQKKRQNKDLMELQALIDSHFEARKKEEEELVALKERIEKRRAERAEQQRIRAEKERERQNRLAEEKARREEEEAKRRAEDDLKKKKALSSMGANYSSYLAKADQKRGKKQTAREMKKKVLAERRKPLNIDHLGDDKLRDKARELWESLHKLETEKFELGEKLKRQKYDIMNVRARVEMLAKFSKKAGTTPKGKVGGRWK, via the exons AGGAGAAGCCGAGACCCAG ACTCACTGCTCCTAAGATcccagaaggggagaaagtagaCTTTGAT GACATCCAGAAGAAGCGTCAGAACAAAGACCTCATGGAGCTGCAGGCGCTTATCGACAGCCACTTCGAGGCtcggaagaaggaggaggaggagctggtcGCACTCAAGGAGAGAATC GAGAAGCGCCGTGCGGAGAGAGCAGAGCAGCAGAGGATCCGGGCTGAGAAGGAGCGGGAGCGCCAGAACCGGCTGGCG GAGGAGAAGGCCCgtcgggaggaggaggaggccaagaGGAGGGCGGAGGACGACCTGAAGAAGAAGAAGGCTCTGTCCTCCATGGGCGCCAACTACAGCAGCTACCTGGCCAAG GCCGACCAGAAGAGAGGCAAGAAGCAGACGGCCCGGGAGATGAAGAAGAAGGTCCTGGCGGAGCGGCGGAAGCCCCTCAACATCGATCACCTGGGCGACGACAAGCTGAG GGACAAggccagggagctctgggaatcCCTGCACAAGCTGGAGACTGAGAAGTTCGAGTTGGGGGAGAAGCTGAAACGCCAGAAATACGAC ATCATGAACGTCCGGGCCAGAGTGGAGATGCTGGCCAAGTT CAGCAAGAAGGCCGGGACCACGCCCAAGGGCAAAGTCGGTGGGCGCTGGAAGTAA
- the TNNT3 gene encoding troponin T, fast skeletal muscle isoform X39, whose product MSDEEVEHVEEEYEEEEEAQEEEEKPRPRLTAPKIPEGEKVDFDDIQKKRQNKDLMELQALIDSHFEARKKEEEELVALKERIEKRRAERAEQQRIRAEKERERQNRLAEEKARREEEEAKRRAEDDLKKKKALSSMGANYSSYLAKADQKRGKKQTAREMKKKVLAERRKPLNIDHLGDDKLRDKARELWESLHKLETEKFELGEKLKRQKYDIINLRSRIDQAQKHSKKAGTTPKGKVGGRWK is encoded by the exons AGGAGAAGCCGAGACCCAG ACTCACTGCTCCTAAGATcccagaaggggagaaagtagaCTTTGAT GACATCCAGAAGAAGCGTCAGAACAAAGACCTCATGGAGCTGCAGGCGCTTATCGACAGCCACTTCGAGGCtcggaagaaggaggaggaggagctggtcGCACTCAAGGAGAGAATC GAGAAGCGCCGTGCGGAGAGAGCAGAGCAGCAGAGGATCCGGGCTGAGAAGGAGCGGGAGCGCCAGAACCGGCTGGCG GAGGAGAAGGCCCgtcgggaggaggaggaggccaagaGGAGGGCGGAGGACGACCTGAAGAAGAAGAAGGCTCTGTCCTCCATGGGCGCCAACTACAGCAGCTACCTGGCCAAG GCCGACCAGAAGAGAGGCAAGAAGCAGACGGCCCGGGAGATGAAGAAGAAGGTCCTGGCGGAGCGGCGGAAGCCCCTCAACATCGATCACCTGGGCGACGACAAGCTGAG GGACAAggccagggagctctgggaatcCCTGCACAAGCTGGAGACTGAGAAGTTCGAGTTGGGGGAGAAGCTGAAACGCCAGAAATACGAC ATCATCAACCTCAGGAGCCGCATCGACCAGGCCCAGAAGCA CAGCAAGAAGGCCGGGACCACGCCCAAGGGCAAAGTCGGTGGGCGCTGGAAGTAA